The Haloferax sp. Atlit-12N region CCATCGGCGTGCTCCTCGTCTTCGCGGGCACGTCGCTGCTGCCCCTGAGCCCCGCGAACACGGCCGCTCGGCTGGCGCTCGGGACCGCGGGCGTCGGCGCGAAAGTCGCCGTCGCGGGGCTCGTCTTCGTCGGCGTCGTCGCGCTCGTCGGCCTCCGGTTCGTCGTCGACCGGGTTGACCCGAACGAACTCGGCTGAGACCCGGTCTCTCCGCCCCGCTTGCGCTGTTCGCGTCCAGCCTTCTTGCGACACCGCACCGGAAGTCGTACAAGCCCCGAGTCCGAGAGGCGACACATGGCACTCGGAGGCACCGCGAAGAAGCTCCAGAAGGTCGCAGAGATGGCCGAAGACGTGTACAAGAAGCTCAACGAACTGCGCGAGCAGGTCGTCGAGGTCCGCGAGACGGTCAACGAGACGAAGTCGCGCGTCGACCGACTCGAAGCCGAGAACGCCGAACAGCGGGCGATTCTCGAAGCCATCGCGGAAGAACAGGGCGTCGACCTCGACGCCGCAATCGCGCAGGCGCACATCTCTGAGGCCGAGGAAGGCTCGGCCGGAGACGAGACCGAGCCGACCGCCGACGCGACTGACGCCGATGCTGATGCATCGAGCGACACCACCGACGAAGCGTAATCCGACCGCCCCTCCGTCTCTCTCCGTTCTCTTTCGACATCCCGTCCCCCGTCACAGTCCGCTGCCAGTCCCGAAGACGACGCTTTCGTTTCGACCGGCGTCAGTCGCTCCGGCCGCGAGTCGACCGCCGACGAAGGACGAACCGGGATGAAAACGTTCAGGGCCAGGGGCAACTTTTGCCCACGTATGACCACGCACCGCGACCCCCTCGACTCGGTGCTCGACGCCGTCGGCGAGACGCCACTCGTCAGAGTCCACGCGTCGCCCGACGAGGTGCCCGTCTACGCGAAGCTCGAATCGTTCAATCCGGGCGCGAGCGTCAAGGACCGCATCGGGACGTACATGCTCGAACAGATGCTCGAATCGGGCGATCTCCCCGAGGGCGGCACTATCGTCGAGCCGACCGCCGGCAACACCGGCATCGGCTTCGCCGTCGCGGCCGGACAGCTCGGCATCCGCGCGGTGTTCGTCGTCCCCGAGCGGTTCAGCGTCGAAAAACAGACGCTCATGCGCGCGCTCGGTGCCGACGTGGTGAACACGCCCACCGAAGACGGGATGGGCGGCGCTATCGACCGCGCGCACAAGCTCGCCGACGAACTCGACGACGCCGTCGTCCCCCAACAGTTCTCCAACCCGCTCAACCCCGAGGCGCACTACGAGACGACCGCGCCCGAGATTTACGACGCCCTCGACGGCGAGGTCGGCGCGCTCGTCGCCGGCTGCGGCACCGCGGGCACGCTCATGGGGATGGCGCGCTACGGCCGCGAGCACCACGAAGACACGTTCGTTACCGCGGTGGAACCCGAAGGCTCGCTCTACGCCCGGCTCCACGGCCGCGACGTGGCGGAGGCGTCGTACAAGACCGAGGGCATCGGGACGCACGACCCCGCGACGAACGAGCTGTTCGACCCCGAGTTAGTGGACGAAATCGTCCAAATCGGCGACCGCGACACCCACGACGAGATGCAGCGCCTCGCCGCGGAGGAGGGCCACCTCGTCGCGTCGAGCGCCGCCGCCAACTCGCTGGCCGCCGTCGACGTGGCCGAGCGGGCCGCCGCCGGCGACCTCGACCTCCCGTACGACGCCGTCGTCACCGTCTTCCCCGACTCCTCGGAGCGATACCTCTCGAAGGGCGTCTACGGCGACTTCGAGTCGTGGGAAGGCTAACCGCGACGACCCGGACCCGGTCGAACCGCGGTTCTCAGGCGAGTCGCGAATGTTCGACCTTGAAGCACTTGTCCTGAACGAACGAGAGCCCCGCCTCCTCGGCGCGGGCGGCCGCGTCGTCGTCGCGGATACCGAGTTGGAGCCAGACGGCCTCCACGTCGCCGCGGTCGGCGGCGCGCTCGATTGCGGCGTCGACGATGTCGCCAGCCTCCTCGGACGGTCGGAACACGTCCACGAGGTCGATGTCCTCGTCCACGTCGGCGAGCGAGTCGTACGCCCTCTCGCCGAGGATTTCGTCGTGGAAGGGGTTGACCGGAACGACGCGGTAGCCGTGGCGCTGCATGTACGCCGGGACGTCGTGGGCGGGCTTGCCGGGCGTGGCCGAACAGCCGACGACCGCGATGGTCTCGGCGTCGAACAGCGCGCGGATGTCGTCGTCGCTGGTGATGGGCATACGTACGACGTGGCCGTCTGCGGATAAAAACGTCAGGCGGGTGTGCGGCGCGGCCGCCGTCCCAGTGAGGAATCTCGGACTCCTGTGAATCTCGGACTCCCGTCTCAGTGGTCCGCGATGCGGATGTCCGGCGGCGCGTCCTCGTGAGTCGTGATGATGCCGTCGAAGAGCTGTTTGATGGTGTTCATCGTCCGGTCGTCGTGGGCGTCGGCGTCGATGGTGAACAGGCCGAGGCCGCCGACGCTCTGGATGCGGCCGGTGAACACGTGGAGAAACCGGAAGACTGTCTGGAGGTCGGCGTACATCAGGAGCGTCGACAGCGAGTGGAGCATGATGCGGTTCTCCGAGAGCCCGCGGTCCTGGTAGTACTCCTGGAGAATCTCCGAGAGCTTGATTCCGATTCCGGTCATGTCGACCGGCGACGACGTGTATCGGATTCGCTCGTCGTCGCGGACCTCGCCGACGCCCTGCTGTTTCGTGACGCAGTCGACGACCGCGACGGGGTTGCCCTCGTAGTCGAGTCGCTTGCCGAAGTCGTTGAGGATGCGGTCCGCGCCGTCTTTGGTCGTGACGATAACCGCGCCTTCGCCGTTTCGGGTGCCCTCGGCGAGGATATCGAGCGCCAGCGAGCGCTTGCCGGTCAGCGGCGGCCCGACGAGAAGGAGGTTCGTGCCCGGTTCGACCTCGACGTCGAGGTCAGCGCCTAGCTTATACATGCAGGTACCTCGGTTCGACGGTATCGACTCCGAGGAACGCAATCGCGTGACGCTTCCGCTCGCCGAGGGTCATCGGATAGTACGACCATGCGGTGAGCCGGTAATATTCTTTTTGATTGGCGGATAGAACGCCCCCCGTTCGTCGGCGCGTTCCCCGGAATCCGACCGATTGTTCGTCCGCATACATTTATATGGTTCCTCCAGTCTGCGCCGTCGCCCGTCCGACGATGAAGGCGAACGCCGCTAAAAACATCCCGTATTTGAGTCGGCGCTGGGCGGCGGCCGGGTCGGCGAACGCCCGCGTCGCGGCCGCGAGCATGACCGCGTCGGCGGGGACGACGACTCCGAGGTACGCCAGCCCGAACCCGCCCCAGATGAACGGCACCGCGCTCGCCGCGACGGCCACGACCAACACGACCGCGCCGAGCCACAGCGACGCCTCCTCACCGACGACGATGGGAAGCGTCCGCAGTCCCTCTTCCCTGTCGCCGCCGATGTCCTCCACGTCTTTGACGATTTCGCGGGTCAGCGTCGCCAGCGCGGCGAGCACACAGAGGACGACCGCGCCCAACGGCTCGCCGATGGCCGCGCCGCCGAAGAGGAACGTCGAGCCGGTGAGCGCGGCGACGACGACGTTGCCGACGCCCGGGAGGCCCTTGAAGAACTCCGTGTACGCGAGGAGCGCAACGAGGTTGACGACGGCGATGGCGATGGCGACGACCGGGAGCACGAACGCCGAGACGACCGCCCCGCCGAACAGCGCGACGCTGAACCACTTCGCCTCGGCCGCGGTCACCGCGCCGCGCGGAATCGGCCGGTCGGGGCGGTTGATGCGGTCGATATCACGGTCGAAATAGTCGTTGATGGCGTTACCCGCACCCGTGGCGAACACGGTGGCGAGCATCGCCGCGACGACGACGAGCGCGTCGCCCGGAGCCGCCCCGGCGACGAACGCTCCGGTGAAGGTGAGAACGCCCGCGGCGACGGCGTTTCCCGGTCGGGTGAGTTCGACGAACCCGCGCGCTCGCGTGCCGAGAGACATACCCCGTACTGTTCGGAGGTCGGGTATAAATCGCGCGGAGTCGCCGCCTCGAATCAATCCATTTAAAACAGTCCACAACAGACGAAGTCATGTAGGGCGCTTAGCTCAGTCTGGACAGAGTGCTTGGCTTCGGACCAAGTTGCCGTGGGTTCAAATCCTGCAGCGCCCATGATTCTTCCGCGAACAACGTGAGTGGAGAATCATCCCTGCGTGAAGGATTTGAACTAGACCGAGGTTCTGCACGGAGTGCAGGTTCTCGGGCGGAGTTCTCAATCCTGCAGCGCCCATGATTTTGCGAGGAACTTCGTGACGAGCTAACTCTGGGTCAACGGGGTTGAATCAGGGAGCGAACAGAGACTCATCTGTGACGCGCAGTCACAGCCACACACACAGATACGGATGTCTCTTTGCGTCGTAAGCGATGCTCGTCCCGAGCGCGGCAGTCAAAAAACGGTGTTCGGCTCGACGGGACGACCGGACGCGAGTTGTCGGAGTCGAGTTACGGCTGGACCTGGTCGAGCGGCCGAATGAGGACCTCGTTGATGTCGACGCGCCGCGGCTGGGTGACGACGAACGTAATCGTCCGAGCGATGTCCTCGGGAGCGAGCGCGTCCATCGTTCCGACGTAGTCCTTGACGTTCTCTTGGACCTCGTCGTCGGGGATGTGTTCGAGCAGTTCGGTGTCGACCGCGCCCGGTTCGACAGTGGCGACGCGGATGCCGGCCTCGGCGACGTCGAGACGGAGCGAGTCGCCGAACATCTTGACGCCCGCTTTCGTCGCGTTGTAGTGCGAACTGTTCGCCTGGAGGAACCGCCCGACGACGGAGGAGATGTTGACGATGTGGCCGCTCTCCTGTTCCATCATCGTCGGGACGACGGCGTGCGTGAGCTTGATCAGGCCGCTGAAGTTCACGTCGATGGTGGTCTGTAGCGTTTCGCGGTCGGCCTCAGCGATGTGTGCGAGCGGCATGAGACCGGCGTTGTTGACGAGGATGTCGATGCGGCCGTACTCGTCGAGCGTTGCCTCGACGAGGGTGTCGATGTCATCGTCGTTCGTGATGTCTGTCGGAACGACGAGTGCGTCGCCGTCGGTGTCTTCGATGGTTGCGGCGAGTTCTTCGAGTTCGCCCTCGCGGCGGGCGGCGAGAACGACGCTCGCACCGCGCGATGCGAGCGACTCGGCAGTCGAACTGCCGATACCCGAAGACGCCCCGGTGACGATTGCGACCTGCCCATCTAATTCTGAACCGAATTCTGTCGTCATCGAATAGAGAGTGGGGACGCCGTCGGCTTCGGAGTTATGCTACTATGAAAGTGTGTTTAAATAGTGGGCCGCCGAGACCACCGTTCGAACGCCGACCCAGTCCGAACCAGCCCGACCCGAAGCGAGGTGACCGAGGAACCAGCCGACACGAGTCGGCGCTACTTGGAGAGGCGCTCTACCTGCGGCTGTGACCCGAGTGCCGAGGTG contains the following coding sequences:
- a CDS encoding CoA-binding protein, whose translation is MPITSDDDIRALFDAETIAVVGCSATPGKPAHDVPAYMQRHGYRVVPVNPFHDEILGERAYDSLADVDEDIDLVDVFRPSEEAGDIVDAAIERAADRGDVEAVWLQLGIRDDDAAARAEEAGLSFVQDKCFKVEHSRLA
- a CDS encoding DUF5798 family protein; translation: MALGGTAKKLQKVAEMAEDVYKKLNELREQVVEVRETVNETKSRVDRLEAENAEQRAILEAIAEEQGVDLDAAIAQAHISEAEEGSAGDETEPTADATDADADASSDTTDEA
- a CDS encoding SDR family oxidoreductase translates to MTTEFGSELDGQVAIVTGASSGIGSSTAESLASRGASVVLAARREGELEELAATIEDTDGDALVVPTDITNDDDIDTLVEATLDEYGRIDILVNNAGLMPLAHIAEADRETLQTTIDVNFSGLIKLTHAVVPTMMEQESGHIVNISSVVGRFLQANSSHYNATKAGVKMFGDSLRLDVAEAGIRVATVEPGAVDTELLEHIPDDEVQENVKDYVGTMDALAPEDIARTITFVVTQPRRVDINEVLIRPLDQVQP
- a CDS encoding geranylgeranylglycerol-phosphate geranylgeranyltransferase, which encodes MSLGTRARGFVELTRPGNAVAAGVLTFTGAFVAGAAPGDALVVVAAMLATVFATGAGNAINDYFDRDIDRINRPDRPIPRGAVTAAEAKWFSVALFGGAVVSAFVLPVVAIAIAVVNLVALLAYTEFFKGLPGVGNVVVAALTGSTFLFGGAAIGEPLGAVVLCVLAALATLTREIVKDVEDIGGDREEGLRTLPIVVGEEASLWLGAVVLVVAVAASAVPFIWGGFGLAYLGVVVPADAVMLAAATRAFADPAAAQRRLKYGMFLAAFAFIVGRATAQTGGTI
- a CDS encoding recombinase RecA, yielding MYKLGADLDVEVEPGTNLLLVGPPLTGKRSLALDILAEGTRNGEGAVIVTTKDGADRILNDFGKRLDYEGNPVAVVDCVTKQQGVGEVRDDERIRYTSSPVDMTGIGIKLSEILQEYYQDRGLSENRIMLHSLSTLLMYADLQTVFRFLHVFTGRIQSVGGLGLFTIDADAHDDRTMNTIKQLFDGIITTHEDAPPDIRIADH
- a CDS encoding PLP-dependent cysteine synthase family protein; translation: MTTHRDPLDSVLDAVGETPLVRVHASPDEVPVYAKLESFNPGASVKDRIGTYMLEQMLESGDLPEGGTIVEPTAGNTGIGFAVAAGQLGIRAVFVVPERFSVEKQTLMRALGADVVNTPTEDGMGGAIDRAHKLADELDDAVVPQQFSNPLNPEAHYETTAPEIYDALDGEVGALVAGCGTAGTLMGMARYGREHHEDTFVTAVEPEGSLYARLHGRDVAEASYKTEGIGTHDPATNELFDPELVDEIVQIGDRDTHDEMQRLAAEEGHLVASSAAANSLAAVDVAERAAAGDLDLPYDAVVTVFPDSSERYLSKGVYGDFESWEG